The following coding sequences lie in one Heyndrickxia oleronia genomic window:
- a CDS encoding electron transfer flavoprotein subunit alpha/FixB family protein, with the protein MARKVLVLGEVRDGSLRNVSFEAIAAGKTVAEGGELVGVLIGNNVNALGQELIQYGADRVVIVEDEKLAQYSSDGYSQAFMAVVEAENPEGIIMGHTALGKDLSPKIASKLETGLISDVTHVDVSGGNLVFTRPIYSGKAFEKKIVTDGILFATIRPNNINPLEKEDAKTGDISSISVEIKDLRTIIKEVVRKASEGVDLSEAKVVIAGGRGVKSADGFEPLKELAEVLGGAVGASRGACDADYCDYSLQIGQTGKVVTPDLYIACGISGAIQHLAGMSNSKVIVAINKDPEANIFKVADYGIVGDLFEVVPMLTEEFKKLKVSAS; encoded by the coding sequence ATGGCAAGAAAAGTGTTAGTATTAGGGGAAGTTCGTGACGGTTCATTACGTAATGTTTCATTTGAAGCAATTGCTGCAGGGAAGACGGTTGCTGAGGGTGGAGAGCTAGTTGGAGTGTTAATAGGCAATAATGTAAACGCTTTAGGACAAGAGCTTATACAATATGGGGCAGATCGCGTGGTAATTGTTGAGGATGAGAAATTAGCCCAATATTCATCTGATGGTTACTCACAAGCCTTTATGGCAGTCGTAGAGGCAGAAAATCCGGAAGGAATCATAATGGGGCATACCGCACTAGGAAAAGATTTATCACCTAAAATCGCAAGTAAACTCGAAACAGGTTTGATTTCAGATGTAACTCATGTTGACGTATCAGGCGGTAATTTAGTTTTTACTCGACCAATTTATTCCGGAAAAGCATTTGAAAAGAAAATTGTTACAGATGGGATACTATTTGCCACAATCCGTCCTAATAATATAAATCCATTGGAAAAAGAAGATGCGAAAACAGGTGATATTAGTTCAATCTCTGTTGAAATCAAAGATCTTCGTACAATCATAAAAGAAGTGGTACGTAAAGCAAGTGAAGGAGTGGATTTGTCTGAGGCAAAAGTTGTTATTGCTGGTGGACGTGGAGTGAAAAGTGCTGACGGATTTGAACCTTTAAAAGAATTAGCGGAAGTATTAGGTGGTGCAGTCGGTGCTTCTCGGGGGGCTTGTGATGCAGATTACTGTGACTATTCCTTGCAAATTGGTCAAACAGGGAAGGTAGTTACACCGGATCTTTATATTGCCTGTGGAATTTCGGGAGCGATTCAGCATTTAGCAGGTATGTCTAACTCAAAAGTTATTGTTGCTATTAATAAGGATCCAGAAGCAAATATCTTTAAAGTAGCAGACTATGGAATTGTCGGTGATTTATTTGAAGTTGTTCCAATGTTAACAGAAGAATTTAAAAAATTGAAAGTATCTGCCTCATAA
- a CDS encoding cytochrome c oxidase assembly protein translates to MSYFWIIRQSLEWNIPLGLISLFLLSIYIFTMRKIRLQKKQYVFFFCGIVLFYLLVGSPLYTLSHLSFITHMLHISLLFFLIPPLLLLGIPKSLFLNRKMMKLQIDPYLNIILFALFLYLYHTPAFLSMLTEVKGYHEIFLFIMILLSIFLWIPSISARINKNVCFSISYKKVNIWLITPSCLILIILPSNSANPLLNDMLNLCLPTGVDSTLFKPIIPPQLDQQLAGLLMFLMHKMGMVFAHRSKKHSSKNNDPKCSLDFFFKHKF, encoded by the coding sequence TTGTCCTACTTCTGGATTATTCGGCAATCACTTGAATGGAATATACCCTTAGGATTAATTAGCTTATTTTTATTAAGTATTTATATATTTACTATGAGAAAAATTAGATTGCAAAAGAAACAATATGTTTTCTTTTTTTGTGGTATAGTTTTATTTTATTTGTTAGTAGGGAGCCCTTTATACACTCTTAGTCATTTATCTTTTATCACGCATATGTTGCATATTAGTCTTCTATTTTTCCTAATCCCGCCTTTACTGTTACTTGGAATTCCTAAAAGTCTTTTCCTTAATCGAAAGATGATGAAGCTACAAATTGATCCTTATTTAAATATAATCCTATTTGCGCTTTTTCTTTATCTCTATCATACACCTGCATTTTTAAGTATGCTTACTGAAGTAAAAGGCTACCATGAAATATTTTTATTCATAATGATTTTATTATCTATTTTTCTATGGATTCCTTCCATTTCAGCAAGAATAAATAAAAATGTATGCTTTTCAATTAGCTATAAAAAAGTAAATATTTGGTTGATCACCCCATCCTGTCTAATATTGATTATTCTACCCTCTAATTCCGCTAATCCATTATTGAATGACATGTTAAATTTATGTTTGCCAACCGGTGTTGATTCGACTCTTTTTAAACCGATTATTCCTCCTCAACTCGATCAGCAATTAGCCGGGCTATTAATGTTTCTTATGCATAAGATGGGAATGGTATTTGCTCATAGGTCCAAAAAACATAGTTCAAAAAACAATGATCCTAAATGTTCACTTGATTTCTTTTTTAAACATAAGTTCTAG